The proteins below are encoded in one region of Streptomyces marianii:
- a CDS encoding ABC transporter permease — MSIVPAEAVSARVRGAYGARSGDEEGGAAPLAPRARLLPALAAVYRAQLSRARVARIPLLFVATFQSVGIMVLMRGVVDGGAEARAVVAGSSVLVVAFVALNLLAQYFGQLRASGGLDHYATLPVPPAAVVLGAAGAYASFTVPGTAVTAVVGSVLFGLPLTHLWVLVAVIPLAGAALAGLGAALGLLAPRQELATLLGQLGMSAALLLGVLPAGRLPGPIALARDLVPSTYGVEAFARTFDAHPHWPTVAMDLAVCAAVGVVSLAVATRAYRRAAVR, encoded by the coding sequence GTGAGCATCGTGCCTGCGGAGGCCGTTTCCGCGCGTGTGCGGGGGGCGTACGGCGCCCGATCCGGGGACGAAGAAGGGGGTGCCGCGCCGCTCGCCCCGCGCGCCCGGCTGCTGCCGGCGCTCGCTGCGGTGTACCGCGCCCAGCTGTCCCGGGCCCGTGTCGCGCGGATACCGCTGCTCTTCGTCGCCACGTTCCAGTCCGTCGGGATCATGGTGCTGATGCGCGGTGTGGTCGATGGCGGAGCGGAGGCGCGGGCCGTGGTGGCCGGGTCGTCCGTCCTGGTCGTGGCCTTCGTCGCGCTCAATCTGCTGGCCCAGTACTTCGGCCAGCTTCGCGCTTCCGGTGGTCTGGACCACTATGCGACGCTGCCGGTGCCGCCGGCGGCGGTGGTGCTCGGGGCGGCGGGGGCCTACGCCTCGTTCACCGTGCCGGGAACGGCCGTGACGGCGGTCGTCGGCTCGGTGCTGTTCGGGTTGCCCCTGACCCATCTGTGGGTACTCGTGGCGGTGATCCCGCTCGCGGGCGCCGCGCTGGCCGGGCTCGGCGCGGCACTCGGGCTGCTCGCGCCACGCCAGGAACTGGCGACGCTCCTCGGTCAGTTGGGCATGTCCGCGGCCCTGCTGCTGGGGGTGCTCCCGGCGGGGCGGCTGCCGGGGCCGATCGCGCTCGCGCGGGATCTGGTGCCGTCCACGTACGGAGTCGAGGCTTTCGCCCGTACGTTCGACGCCCATCCGCACTGGCCGACGGTCGCGATGGACCTCGCGGTCTGTGCGGCCGTGGGGGTGGTCTCGCTGGCCGTCGCGACCCGGGCGTACCGGCGGGCCGCGGTCCGCTGA
- a CDS encoding DUF2567 domain-containing protein, which yields MTAPLTPPQRPAPHDSSRSHPHPAPDPDGEGLEMRSELRRAAVVLVAVTLAGIVLGLLWLWLAPKVPLVSTDKAVFFADTEGEEAAGADGTFVLLALGFGVLSAAVTFWFNRRGGIAVVAALALGGVLASAVAWGTGYLLGPEQDVVAHARAVGQGVVFDAPLRLRAKGALLAWPIAAMVVHLALTALFAPRDPEPEWPPLGPEHRR from the coding sequence GTGACAGCACCCCTGACGCCGCCCCAGCGGCCCGCCCCGCACGACTCGTCCCGGAGCCACCCGCATCCCGCGCCGGACCCGGACGGAGAAGGGCTGGAGATGAGGAGCGAACTGCGCCGGGCGGCGGTCGTCCTGGTGGCCGTGACGCTCGCCGGCATCGTGCTCGGTCTGCTGTGGCTGTGGCTGGCTCCGAAGGTGCCGCTGGTCTCGACCGACAAGGCGGTCTTCTTCGCGGACACCGAAGGCGAGGAGGCGGCGGGCGCGGACGGCACGTTCGTCCTGCTGGCGCTCGGCTTCGGCGTGCTCAGCGCAGCGGTCACCTTCTGGTTCAACCGCCGCGGGGGCATCGCTGTCGTCGCCGCGCTCGCCCTCGGCGGCGTCCTCGCGTCCGCTGTCGCCTGGGGCACGGGCTATCTGCTCGGACCCGAGCAGGACGTCGTCGCCCACGCCCGCGCGGTCGGCCAGGGCGTCGTCTTCGACGCGCCGCTCCGCCTCCGCGCGAAGGGCGCGCTGCTGGCCTGGCCCATCGCGGCGATGGTCGTGCACCTCGCCCTCACCGCCCTCTTCGCCCCGCGCGACCCCGAGCCGGAGTGGCCTCCGCTGGGCCCGGAACACCGGCGCTGA
- the ybaK gene encoding Cys-tRNA(Pro) deacylase translates to MAKKARKQQGGTPATVALTAAGTAFTVHAYEHDPASPSYGEEAAQALGVAPERVFKTLVADVDGELTVAVVPVAGQLDLKALATAVGGKRASMADPAAAERTTGYVRGGISPLGQRKRLRTVLDASASAHPTICVSAGRRGLEVELSPSDLASLTNAVLAPIGRV, encoded by the coding sequence GTGGCGAAGAAGGCCAGGAAGCAGCAGGGAGGCACGCCGGCAACGGTGGCGCTGACGGCCGCGGGTACGGCGTTCACCGTGCACGCGTACGAGCACGACCCGGCGTCCCCGTCGTACGGGGAGGAGGCGGCACAGGCACTGGGCGTGGCGCCGGAGCGGGTCTTCAAGACGCTCGTCGCCGACGTGGACGGAGAGCTGACGGTCGCCGTCGTGCCGGTCGCCGGGCAACTGGACCTCAAGGCGCTGGCCACGGCGGTCGGCGGCAAGCGCGCGTCGATGGCCGACCCGGCGGCGGCGGAGCGCACCACGGGCTACGTCCGTGGCGGCATCTCCCCGCTGGGCCAGCGCAAGCGTCTGCGCACGGTGCTGGACGCCTCCGCCTCCGCGCACCCGACGATCTGCGTCTCGGCGGGCCGGCGCGGGCTCGAGGTGGAGCTGTCCCCCTCGGACCTGGCCTCGCTGACGAACGCCGTCCTGGCACCGATCGGGCGCGTGTAG
- a CDS encoding LON peptidase substrate-binding domain-containing protein, which produces MTTARLPLFPLNAVLFPGLVLPLNVFEERYRAMMRELLKTDESEPRRFAVVAIRDGREVAPTAPGMPDQTARPEKGPAAGFGPDPLQAFHRVGCIADAATIRERADGSFEVLATGTTRVKLLSVDASGPFLTAELEEIPEESGEGAGMLAEGVLRAFRNYQKRLAGARERSLSTTSELPDEPSVVSYLVAAAAVLDTPSKQKLLQAPDTATRLREELKLLRSETAVIRHLPSLPAVDLTRSPTSPN; this is translated from the coding sequence GTGACCACCGCTCGCCTGCCTCTCTTTCCGCTCAACGCGGTGCTTTTCCCCGGCCTCGTGCTGCCGCTGAACGTCTTCGAGGAGCGTTATCGCGCCATGATGCGCGAGCTGTTGAAGACCGACGAGTCCGAGCCCCGCCGGTTCGCCGTGGTCGCCATCCGCGACGGCCGCGAGGTCGCTCCGACCGCGCCCGGGATGCCCGACCAGACCGCCCGGCCCGAGAAGGGCCCCGCCGCGGGCTTCGGCCCGGACCCTCTCCAGGCGTTCCACCGCGTCGGCTGCATCGCGGACGCCGCGACGATCCGGGAACGCGCCGACGGCAGCTTCGAGGTGCTGGCCACCGGCACCACCCGGGTCAAACTGCTCTCGGTCGACGCGAGCGGACCGTTCCTGACGGCCGAGCTCGAGGAGATCCCGGAGGAGTCGGGGGAGGGCGCGGGCATGCTGGCCGAAGGCGTGCTGCGGGCGTTCCGCAACTACCAGAAGCGGCTGGCCGGGGCGCGGGAGCGCTCACTGTCGACGACCTCGGAGCTTCCGGACGAGCCGTCGGTGGTCTCGTACCTGGTCGCCGCCGCCGCCGTGCTCGACACGCCGTCGAAGCAGAAACTGCTGCAGGCTCCGGACACGGCGACCCGGCTGCGCGAGGAGCTGAAGCTGCTGCGGTCCGAGACCGCGGTGATACGTCATCTGCCGTCGTTGCCCGCGGTCGATCTGACCCGCTCGCCGACGAGCCCGAACTGA
- a CDS encoding oxidoreductase translates to MTEPQGVDMPNDLTTAERTMWTSFEYGMTCDLRDGNPLLNDPFSELEWGPGRSVRADVIALLLLSGPPARPGRVCALKLLGAYVTGKLTLAGGTIAPYVELTGCRFESELTLPESRFTTLRLLGCAMPRLEAARLHTEGDLHLPRCRVEQGIRLTDAQIGTDLLINQIRVRPDRHGRAITADGLSVGQDLQAELIETYGEVSLRGAKVGVSLSLRGSRLRAAEGRRALNAPQLTVERTLYLTRAWVDCAGDQGATPPFGLSFDAPGHRAGAREQRFECHGGVRLDDGRFGDAVDLHHARFVLSGARREELSLRRIVTPELRFTGERPEQGRVVLNGAKVVTLIDHSTSWPGPGGLAMGGFVYENLVPYSRFPLARRLEWVAAATPEYQPEPYERLATVLRNSGEDADAREVLLAKQRRRRETLPLAAKLWGYVQDWTVAYGYRPGRAALWMAVLWAAGALAFSRYAPDAMKPGENPEWNPSLYALDLLLPVINLGQDGHWRLEGHWQWGAAALVLLGWILATTVAAGASRLLRRS, encoded by the coding sequence TTGACCGAGCCGCAGGGCGTCGACATGCCCAACGATCTCACCACGGCGGAACGCACGATGTGGACCTCGTTCGAGTACGGAATGACCTGCGATCTTCGCGACGGCAATCCGCTGCTGAACGACCCCTTCTCCGAACTGGAGTGGGGCCCCGGGCGGAGCGTCCGCGCCGATGTGATCGCGTTGCTGCTGCTCAGCGGCCCACCGGCGCGCCCGGGGCGGGTCTGTGCGCTGAAGCTGCTGGGCGCGTACGTGACGGGGAAGCTCACGCTCGCGGGCGGCACGATCGCCCCGTACGTCGAGCTGACCGGGTGCCGTTTCGAGAGCGAGCTGACGCTGCCGGAGTCGCGGTTCACCACGCTGCGGCTGCTGGGGTGCGCGATGCCCCGGCTGGAGGCCGCCCGGCTGCACACCGAGGGCGATCTGCATCTTCCGCGCTGCCGCGTCGAGCAGGGAATACGGCTCACGGACGCGCAGATAGGCACGGATCTGCTGATCAACCAGATCCGGGTGCGGCCGGACCGGCACGGCAGGGCCATCACCGCCGACGGCCTGTCGGTCGGTCAGGATCTGCAGGCCGAGCTGATCGAGACGTACGGGGAGGTCAGTCTGCGCGGCGCGAAGGTCGGGGTGTCGCTGAGCCTGCGCGGAAGCCGGCTGCGGGCGGCCGAGGGCCGGCGCGCACTGAACGCCCCCCAGCTGACGGTGGAGCGCACGCTGTACCTGACCAGGGCGTGGGTGGACTGCGCGGGCGACCAGGGCGCCACTCCACCGTTCGGTCTCTCCTTCGACGCCCCGGGGCACCGGGCGGGCGCTCGGGAGCAGCGTTTCGAGTGCCATGGCGGCGTGCGGCTGGACGACGGCCGGTTCGGTGACGCCGTCGACCTCCACCACGCCCGGTTCGTGCTGTCGGGCGCGCGCCGGGAGGAGCTGTCGCTGCGCCGGATCGTCACTCCGGAGCTGCGCTTCACCGGGGAGCGGCCGGAACAGGGGCGCGTGGTGCTGAACGGGGCGAAGGTCGTCACGCTCATCGACCACTCGACGAGCTGGCCGGGTCCGGGCGGGCTGGCGATGGGCGGGTTCGTCTACGAGAACCTCGTGCCCTACAGCCGCTTCCCGCTCGCGCGGCGACTGGAATGGGTCGCCGCGGCCACTCCCGAGTACCAGCCGGAGCCGTACGAGCGGCTGGCGACCGTACTGCGCAACAGCGGGGAGGACGCGGACGCCCGCGAGGTGCTCCTCGCCAAGCAGCGCCGCCGCCGCGAGACGCTGCCGCTCGCCGCGAAGCTCTGGGGCTACGTCCAGGACTGGACGGTCGCGTACGGTTACCGTCCGGGCCGCGCGGCACTGTGGATGGCGGTGCTCTGGGCCGCCGGCGCGCTGGCGTTCTCCCGCTACGCCCCCGACGCGATGAAGCCGGGCGAGAATCCCGAGTGGAACCCCTCGCTCTACGCCCTCGATCTGCTCCTGCCGGTGATCAATCTGGGCCAGGACGGCCACTGGCGGCTGGAGGGCCACTGGCAGTGGGGCGCCGCGGCGCTGGTGCTGCTGGGCTGGATACTCGCGACGACGGTGGCGGCGGGCGCGTCCCGGCTGCTGAGACGCAGCTGA
- the hisD gene encoding histidinol dehydrogenase — MISRIDLRGDALPEGAALRDLLPRAEFDVEAALEKVRPICEDVRHRGTAALIEYAEKFDGVLLDRVRVPEKALVEALEQLDPEVRAALEESARRARTVHRAQRREAHTTRVVPGGTVTEKWVPVGRVGLYAPGGRSVYPSSVIMNAVPAQEAGVESVALASPPQKEFGGLPHPTILAACALLGVDEVYAVGGAQAVAMFAYGTSGPDGCAPANMVTGPGNVWVAAAKRYFTGRIGIDTEAGPTEIAVLADATADPAHVAADLISQAEHDPLAAAVLVTDSPGLADAVERELESQIAATKHVEDRIVPALSGKQSAIVLVDGVEEGLRVVDAYGAEHLEIQTTDAAAVADRVRNAGAIFVGPWAPVSLGDYCAGSNHVLPTGGCACHSSGLSVQSFLRGVHIVDYTREALADVAHHVVTLAEAEDLPAHGAAVKARFDWKVPSSK; from the coding sequence GTGATCTCTCGTATCGACCTCCGCGGCGACGCCCTCCCCGAGGGCGCCGCGCTGCGCGACCTGCTGCCCCGTGCCGAGTTCGACGTGGAAGCCGCCCTGGAGAAGGTGCGGCCCATCTGCGAGGACGTGCGGCATCGCGGGACGGCGGCGCTGATCGAGTACGCGGAGAAGTTCGACGGCGTGCTCCTGGACCGGGTGCGGGTGCCAGAGAAGGCCCTCGTGGAGGCGCTCGAACAGCTCGACCCCGAGGTCAGGGCCGCCCTGGAGGAGTCCGCCCGCCGGGCCAGGACCGTCCATCGCGCCCAGCGCCGCGAGGCGCACACCACCCGGGTCGTGCCCGGTGGCACGGTGACCGAGAAGTGGGTTCCGGTCGGGCGGGTCGGGCTGTACGCGCCGGGCGGCCGTTCGGTCTACCCCTCGTCCGTGATCATGAACGCGGTGCCCGCGCAGGAGGCCGGCGTCGAGTCCGTCGCGCTCGCCTCCCCGCCGCAGAAGGAGTTCGGCGGACTGCCGCACCCGACGATCCTCGCCGCCTGCGCGCTGCTCGGCGTCGACGAGGTGTACGCCGTGGGCGGCGCCCAGGCCGTGGCGATGTTCGCGTACGGCACCTCGGGACCGGACGGGTGTGCGCCCGCGAACATGGTGACCGGCCCCGGCAACGTCTGGGTCGCCGCCGCCAAGCGCTACTTCACGGGCCGTATCGGCATCGACACCGAAGCCGGTCCCACCGAGATCGCGGTCCTGGCCGACGCCACCGCCGACCCGGCCCACGTCGCGGCCGACCTGATCAGCCAGGCCGAGCACGACCCGCTGGCCGCCGCCGTGCTGGTCACCGACTCGCCCGGGCTCGCGGACGCGGTCGAGCGCGAGCTGGAGTCCCAGATCGCCGCGACCAAGCACGTCGAGGACCGGATCGTCCCGGCCCTGTCCGGGAAGCAGTCCGCGATCGTCCTCGTCGACGGCGTCGAGGAGGGCCTGCGCGTCGTCGACGCGTACGGCGCCGAGCACCTGGAGATCCAGACCACCGACGCTGCCGCCGTGGCCGACCGGGTGCGCAACGCGGGTGCGATCTTCGTCGGCCCCTGGGCGCCGGTCTCCCTCGGCGACTACTGCGCCGGGTCCAACCACGTGCTGCCGACCGGCGGCTGCGCCTGCCACTCCTCCGGTCTGTCCGTCCAGTCCTTCCTGCGTGGCGTCCACATCGTCGACTACACGCGCGAGGCGCTCGCCGACGTCGCCCACCACGTGGTGACCCTCGCCGAGGCGGAGGACCTCCCGGCGCACGGCGCCGCCGTGAAGGCAAGGTTCGACTGGAAGGTGCCCTCGAGCAAGTGA